A region of the Chlamydia buteonis genome:
CTTCGTTGCCCAAATCAAGAAGATACTTTCTGCTATTTTCTTGAAGAAACTCCCAAATACCTTCCAGGACTATCTTTATCCCCGGATGTGGGACATACTTTGATTGATAGCGATTTGTTGATTTATGGTTGCTACATAGAAAGTTTTTTGAAAAAAGCTGGTAGTCCCAACCATAAAGTCCTACTTGATCTTAACAATCCTCATATTGTCCATCAATATAGAGACCGCGTTTGGTCTTTGTTTCCCTATATAGACGTTCTCTTTTTATCAGAAGAGTCAACGAAGTCGTTAACAGGGATGTCTAACACAATTTTAGGTAGACGTTTGCTTTCCCACATTATTCCGACGGTATTTGTACAAAATATATCAGAAGAGAAGTCTCGGATCTATTTTATCCAACATGGTAAAGAAACAGTGTATTCCTCTACACAGGAATTACAACAAATAGTTTTAGCGTTTCTCTTTGGTTATATTAACGATAATGTAATAGATTATTGTTTTCATGTAGGGGATCTCTTATTAGAGAATGCCTAATTTCTTCTCCATAAGTTCAGGAAGCTGTTTTTGTAATTCTAAAACTGAAAAATAACTTTTCCATATTAGAATGATTTTTTTGAATATCAGATGATTATACTCTAATTACCTTCTAAAAATAACCCCTTGCAAACAAAGGGATCCTTACTCTATATTTTCCCCCTTATAGTAGTTAGGTTGAATTGAGAAGGATACATGCCAACCATTAATCAATTAATACGTAAAAAGCGTCAATCTAGCGCGTCTAGAAAGAAATCTCCAGCCTTGCAGAAATGCCCACAACGACGTGGTGTGTGTCTACAAGTGAAGACAAAGACTCCTAAAAAGCCGAACTCAGCTTTACGTAAAGTTGCTTGGGTGCGCTTGTCTAATGGCCAAGAAGTTATCGCCTACATTGGTGGTGAGGGCCATAACTTGCAAGAGCACAGCATCGTGTTGGTTCAAGGTGGCAGGGTTAAAGATTTGCCTGGTGTCCGTTATCACATCGTTCGCGGGGCTCTAGATTGCGCTGCTGTCAAAAATAGAAAACAAAGCCGTTCTCGATACGGGGCAAAGCGTCCTAAGTAGGACTATTCTTTATTTAGGAATGAGAAGTTAGAGGTTAATTTATATGTCAAGACGACATGCCGCTGAGAAAAAAGTAATCCCAGCAGATCCTATCTATGGAAGTGTGACTCTGGAAAAGTTCATTAATAAAGTTATGGTGCACGGCAAAAAAAGCATTGCGAGAAAGATTGTTTACAATGCTTTGGAAAGATTTGCTAAGAAAGTAGGCGCTGAGAATGTTTTAGAAGCTTTTGAAGAAGCCTTAGAAAATGCAAAGCCTTTGCTTGAGGTTCGGTCTCGTCGTGTTGGAGGGGCTACATATCAGGTTCCCGTGGAAGTTGCGGCGGGTCGTAGGGATTGCTTGGCTATGCAATGGATTATTAAATTTGCTAGAGCAAAGCCAGGGAAATCTATGGAAGTAGGATTGGCTGCCGAGCTTGTTGATTGTTTCAATAAGCAAGGAGCTACCATTAAGAAGCGTGAAGATACTCATCGTATGGCTGAAGCAAATAAAGCGTTTGCTCATTATAAGTGGTAAAATAATATTTAATCTCGGTTCGGAAGAGGCGTAACAAGTTCATGAGTAATCAAGAATTCGATTTAAGCAAGATTAGAAACATCGGTATCATGGCGCATATCGATGCAGGAAAAACGACAACTACGGAAAGAATTCTTTATTACGCTGGAAGAACTCATAAAATAGGTGAGGTTCATGAAGGCGGGGCCACCATGGACTGGATGGAGCAGGAGCAAGAAAGAGGTATTACTATTACCTCTGCTGCAACGACTGTTTTTTGGTTAGACTGCAAAATTAATATTATCGACACTCCAGGCCACGTCGATTTTACTATTGAGGTTGAGCGATCTCTACGCGTTCTAGATGGTGCTGTAGCCGTGTTTGATGCAGTGTCAGGAGTCGAGCCTCAGTCAGAGACTGTGTGGAGACAGGCGAATAAATACGGTGTTCCTCGGATTGCTTTTGTAAATAAAATGGATCGTATGGGTGCAGATTACTTTGCTGCCGTAGAGTCCATGAAAGAGAAGCTTGGTGCTAACGCTGTTGCTGTGCATTGTCCTATTGGCTCAGAGAGTCAGTTTGTTGGGATGGTCGATCTTATTTCTCAAAAAGCTCTTTACTTCTTAGATGAAACTCTAGGTGCTAAATGGGAAGAGCGTGAAATTCCTGAAGAACTTAAAGAAAAGTGTGCCGAACTTCGTTACGCTCTTCTCGAAGAGCTTGCTACGGTAGATGAGAGCAACGAGGCTTTCATGATGAAGGTTCTTGAGGATCCAGACGCTATTACAGAAGAAGAAATTCATAGCGTTATGAGAAAAGGGGTTATTGAAAATAAAATCAACCCCGTATTGTGTGGGACCGCTTTTAAAAACAAAGGAGTGCAACAACTCCTTAATGTTATTGTCAAATGGTTGCCATCTCCTAAAGATCGCGGAACA
Encoded here:
- the rpsL gene encoding 30S ribosomal protein S12 gives rise to the protein MPTINQLIRKKRQSSASRKKSPALQKCPQRRGVCLQVKTKTPKKPNSALRKVAWVRLSNGQEVIAYIGGEGHNLQEHSIVLVQGGRVKDLPGVRYHIVRGALDCAAVKNRKQSRSRYGAKRPK
- the rpsG gene encoding 30S ribosomal protein S7, which translates into the protein MSRRHAAEKKVIPADPIYGSVTLEKFINKVMVHGKKSIARKIVYNALERFAKKVGAENVLEAFEEALENAKPLLEVRSRRVGGATYQVPVEVAAGRRDCLAMQWIIKFARAKPGKSMEVGLAAELVDCFNKQGATIKKREDTHRMAEANKAFAHYKW